In a single window of the Luteolibacter yonseiensis genome:
- the ilvN gene encoding acetolactate synthase small subunit, producing MSQTIVTTDTPVPAPAKTRGPTHTLSVLVSNEPGVLMRICQVFSRRGFNIDSLVVSEGRNTNFSRMTIGVSGDPQGLSQIIMQVSKLIDVIHCSEHNDDDAVVKELIMVKFLADADQQTQALQIIEHFGGKTVDLTPRSMIALVTGNSSKIDAAISMFSQFEIIETVRTGKIVMARGEQPT from the coding sequence ATGTCCCAGACCATTGTCACCACCGACACCCCTGTTCCGGCCCCGGCGAAGACCCGTGGCCCGACGCATACCCTCTCCGTGCTCGTGAGCAACGAGCCGGGCGTGCTCATGCGCATCTGCCAGGTTTTCTCCCGCCGCGGATTCAACATCGACTCGCTCGTCGTTTCCGAAGGCCGGAACACGAACTTCTCCCGCATGACCATCGGCGTGTCCGGTGATCCGCAGGGGCTTTCGCAAATCATCATGCAGGTCAGCAAGCTCATCGACGTGATCCATTGCTCGGAGCACAACGATGATGACGCCGTCGTGAAGGAACTCATCATGGTGAAATTCCTCGCCGATGCGGACCAGCAGACGCAGGCGCTCCAGATCATCGAGCACTTCGGTGGCAAGACCGTCGATCTCACCCCGCGTTCGATGATCGCGCTCGTCACCGGAAACTCCTCCAAGATCGATGCCGCCATCAGCATGTTCTCGCAGTTTGAAATCATCGAGACCGTCCGCACGGGCAAGATCGTGATGGCACGCGGCGAGCAGCCGACATAA
- the pgsA gene encoding CDP-diacylglycerol--glycerol-3-phosphate 3-phosphatidyltransferase — translation MTFASKITIARICLVPVFAVLAFWYGSTVKAGAPDEPLRWWALGVFVLAASTDGVDGWVARRFNQCSKFGAFIDPIADKALLLTGVITLSLVDWGSPGWHLPPWFAAIVILRDCIILGGVRILWNHHREVKFAPHWSGKVCTVTQMFALGWVMLRVTLFSPTIPCAIAAVFTIWSSVAYIRQGYGILRGRELPQ, via the coding sequence GTGACCTTCGCCAGTAAAATCACCATCGCCCGGATCTGCCTCGTTCCGGTGTTCGCCGTGCTGGCGTTCTGGTATGGGAGCACGGTCAAAGCCGGTGCGCCGGACGAGCCGTTGCGCTGGTGGGCCCTGGGGGTGTTCGTGCTGGCCGCCTCCACGGATGGCGTGGACGGCTGGGTGGCGCGACGTTTCAACCAATGTTCGAAATTCGGGGCGTTCATCGATCCCATCGCGGACAAGGCCCTGCTGCTGACGGGGGTCATCACCCTGTCACTGGTGGATTGGGGCTCGCCCGGGTGGCACCTGCCGCCATGGTTCGCCGCGATCGTCATCCTGCGGGATTGCATCATCCTCGGCGGCGTGCGGATTTTATGGAACCACCACCGGGAGGTGAAGTTCGCGCCACACTGGTCCGGCAAGGTCTGCACCGTGACGCAGATGTTCGCGCTTGGCTGGGTGATGCTGAGGGTGACGTTGTTCTCCCCCACGATCCCCTGCGCCATCGCCGCGGTGTTCACCATCTGGTCGAGCGTTGCCTACATCCGCCAGGGATACGGAATCTTGCGCGGGAGAGAATTGCCGCAGTAG
- the ykgO gene encoding type B 50S ribosomal protein L36 — protein MKVLSSLASAKRRHADCQVVKRKGTVYVICKSNPKFKARQGATPGTRLSKKGL, from the coding sequence ATGAAAGTTCTCTCATCCCTCGCCTCCGCAAAACGCCGTCACGCTGATTGCCAAGTCGTGAAACGCAAAGGCACGGTTTACGTGATCTGCAAATCCAATCCGAAGTTCAAGGCCCGCCAAGGCGCGACCCCAGGCACCCGCCTTTCGAAGAAGGGTCTGTAA
- a CDS encoding tRNA threonylcarbamoyladenosine dehydratase: MTDSESLNHRFGGIARLYGQAALDRFMKSRVAVIGVGGVGSWAVESLARSGIGHITMVDLDEICVTNVNRQLHAMDGQIGRQKTEAMADRALAIHPACEVVVVPKFFNEKSAAEILDAGFDAVIDAIDYARHKSLIVAECHRRKIYAVTCGGAGGRRDPTRIRVTDLAYSGMDPLLLQLRRGLRNDYGFPKTPRNQDPVLFGIDAVYSDEKPYYSHCDGTVSKEEPEEIAMRLNCASGFGSATHLIASFGLIAAGRVLENIAARV; encoded by the coding sequence GTGACCGACAGTGAATCCCTCAACCACCGATTCGGCGGCATCGCGCGGCTGTACGGGCAGGCGGCGTTGGACCGCTTCATGAAATCCCGTGTCGCCGTGATCGGCGTCGGCGGCGTCGGGTCATGGGCGGTCGAGTCCCTGGCCCGCTCCGGCATCGGCCACATCACGATGGTCGACCTGGATGAGATCTGCGTGACCAATGTGAACCGCCAGCTCCACGCGATGGACGGGCAGATCGGACGGCAGAAGACCGAGGCCATGGCTGATCGCGCGCTGGCGATCCACCCGGCCTGCGAGGTCGTCGTGGTCCCCAAGTTTTTCAACGAGAAGTCCGCGGCGGAAATCCTCGACGCGGGATTCGACGCCGTCATCGACGCCATCGACTACGCACGCCACAAGTCCCTGATCGTCGCGGAGTGCCACCGGAGAAAAATCTACGCGGTCACCTGTGGCGGGGCGGGCGGGCGGCGCGACCCCACGCGCATCCGCGTGACCGATCTTGCCTACAGCGGGATGGATCCGCTGCTGCTCCAGCTCCGGCGCGGACTGCGCAATGACTATGGATTTCCGAAGACTCCGAGAAACCAGGATCCTGTGTTGTTCGGTATCGATGCGGTTTATTCGGATGAAAAACCGTATTACTCGCACTGCGATGGCACGGTTTCCAAGGAGGAGCCGGAAGAGATCGCGATGAGACTGAATTGCGCGTCGGGCTTCGGCTCCGCCACCCATCTCATCGCCAGCTTCGGATTGATCGCCGCAGGGCGCGTCTTGGAAAACATCGCGGCACGCGTGTAG
- a CDS encoding ATP-binding cassette domain-containing protein, protein MLELKEVSFAIRKDGEDVPLVDRVSIRVPKGHFMAIVGPSGCGKTTLLKTIAGLNPESGGALFWDGRDLSKEGDFSPSEIGYVPQFSIAYDPLTVDESVEAATRLRVRCEDTEELDQRIDRVLEETGLRPISDRRVKVLSGGQKRRLGLAMELVSDPKLLLCDEVTSGLDPRSEREIVRLMYDLSRKDGRIVLSVTHSLAHLELYDSILVLHEGRVAFHGPPDQMTHYFSVNDTEEIYPRLATQPSERWHSSWQKHSESYQKMMDKNRARLMNTGELIVPAAPGADEPAESKDVALPGFFTQFATLLSRRWRIFFRDRGQVFLQLAIILIFPVLVTIFSEKASGNIRRFSDTRSDDLMAEIQEQQSVRSDQAKVGSAISGIIMFQVVLLSLMGSNNSAREIAGERPIYEKEKFGGLRPSAYLTSKVAFLACLVIGQSLWMAFFVNFFGTFRGDFIQHAGFLLLVNAAMTAICLAVSSLMRTAEQASLLSIYLVGFQLPLSGAVLALPESVEIFTRPFISAYWAWSGSVEALQTQVHDAVKSVIDTSLSAQEACLYALGAHIVVALIATWAGARRPQWD, encoded by the coding sequence GTGCTAGAGCTCAAAGAAGTCAGTTTCGCCATTCGTAAAGACGGAGAGGATGTGCCACTTGTGGATCGGGTGTCGATCCGTGTGCCAAAAGGACATTTCATGGCGATTGTGGGACCTTCCGGGTGCGGCAAGACAACTTTGTTGAAAACCATCGCCGGACTGAACCCGGAATCCGGCGGAGCACTTTTCTGGGATGGTCGGGACCTGTCGAAGGAAGGGGATTTCTCTCCTTCGGAAATCGGTTATGTCCCCCAGTTCTCCATCGCCTACGACCCGCTGACGGTGGACGAGTCCGTGGAAGCCGCCACCCGCCTGCGGGTGCGTTGCGAAGATACGGAGGAATTGGACCAGCGCATCGACCGCGTGCTGGAGGAAACCGGGCTGCGCCCGATCAGCGACCGGCGTGTGAAAGTGCTTTCCGGCGGGCAGAAGCGCCGTCTCGGACTGGCGATGGAGCTGGTTTCAGATCCGAAGCTCCTGCTTTGTGACGAGGTGACTTCCGGTCTCGATCCACGTTCCGAGAGGGAGATCGTGCGATTGATGTATGATCTCTCGCGCAAGGACGGGCGGATCGTGCTTTCCGTGACCCATTCGCTGGCTCATCTGGAACTTTACGACTCCATTCTGGTACTGCACGAGGGCCGGGTGGCCTTCCATGGCCCACCGGACCAGATGACGCATTATTTTTCCGTGAACGATACCGAGGAAATTTATCCCCGGCTCGCGACCCAGCCCTCGGAACGCTGGCACTCGTCATGGCAGAAGCACAGCGAATCCTACCAGAAGATGATGGATAAGAACCGCGCCCGCCTGATGAACACGGGCGAGCTGATCGTGCCGGCGGCACCCGGCGCGGATGAGCCTGCGGAGTCGAAGGACGTGGCGCTGCCGGGCTTCTTCACGCAGTTCGCCACCCTTCTGTCCCGCCGCTGGCGGATCTTTTTCCGGGATCGGGGGCAGGTGTTTCTCCAACTGGCGATCATCCTGATATTCCCCGTGCTTGTCACGATTTTCAGTGAGAAGGCATCAGGAAACATCCGGCGGTTCTCTGACACGAGGTCGGACGACCTGATGGCGGAGATCCAGGAACAACAGAGCGTGCGCTCGGACCAGGCCAAGGTCGGCTCGGCCATTTCCGGAATCATCATGTTCCAGGTGGTGCTGCTTTCCCTGATGGGATCGAACAATTCCGCGCGGGAGATCGCCGGAGAGCGGCCGATTTACGAAAAGGAAAAATTCGGAGGGCTGAGGCCGTCGGCCTACCTGACCTCGAAGGTGGCGTTTCTCGCGTGCCTCGTCATCGGCCAGTCTCTGTGGATGGCGTTTTTCGTGAATTTCTTTGGCACGTTCCGAGGGGATTTCATCCAGCACGCGGGCTTCCTGCTGCTGGTGAACGCGGCCATGACGGCGATCTGCCTTGCCGTCTCCTCGCTCATGCGCACCGCCGAGCAGGCATCGCTGCTCTCGATCTATCTCGTTGGTTTCCAACTTCCCCTTTCCGGCGCGGTGCTCGCACTGCCTGAGAGTGTGGAGATCTTCACCCGTCCGTTCATTTCCGCCTACTGGGCATGGTCCGGCTCGGTCGAGGCGTTGCAAACACAGGTGCACGACGCGGTGAAATCCGTCATCGACACCAGCCTGTCCGCCCAGGAAGCATGCCTCTACGCGCTGGGTGCCCATATCGTCGTCGCACTCATCGCCACATGGGCCGGTGCCCGCCGCCCGCAGTGGGATTGA
- a CDS encoding iron-sulfur cluster assembly scaffold protein — translation MSSFETKVKEALANPLNQGELADADAVGTVGSPECGDMLRMWLKFTEKDGKRVIDRASFQAFGCQTAIAVASMATELLRGKTADEAKILTAQELTGDLGPLPPMKIHCGQLVEGALRNALDNDAPAAAPTTGNMSPTLSSALNQKPGGNLRIVPID, via the coding sequence ATGAGTTCTTTCGAAACAAAAGTGAAGGAGGCGCTGGCCAACCCGCTCAATCAGGGCGAGCTCGCCGATGCTGATGCCGTGGGCACCGTCGGATCGCCGGAGTGTGGCGACATGCTGCGGATGTGGCTGAAATTCACCGAGAAAGACGGCAAGCGGGTGATCGACCGCGCGTCGTTCCAGGCATTCGGCTGTCAAACCGCCATCGCGGTGGCTTCGATGGCCACGGAGCTCCTGCGTGGAAAGACCGCGGATGAAGCGAAAATTCTCACCGCCCAGGAACTCACAGGAGATTTGGGACCGCTCCCGCCGATGAAAATCCACTGCGGCCAGCTCGTGGAAGGCGCGCTGCGGAATGCCTTGGACAACGACGCCCCCGCTGCCGCGCCAACGACCGGCAACATGTCTCCGACGCTGTCCTCCGCGCTGAATCAAAAGCCCGGCGGCAACCTTCGCATCGTGCCGATCGATTGA
- a CDS encoding acyltransferase family protein, which yields MTGLNPFLAVVIRFQPPLRMSASAKSRLELLDALRGAAAIGVTLVHFTVEMEPTLFQKVARWGWTGVVVFFVISGFIMPHSLARSGYRFPKDYWKFISKRIVRLHPPYLLTVMILIGLNWTSVSSACRQFALHAGLLNGILGVPWLSQVYWTLAIEFQFYLLIGALVPILLNHPKAGHRFVIPALLCLSLAPVSWNWIVPHLPLFIFGVLVFLRHRGTIPPLLFYVEILAAAAASYFTLGLPQALVGLATAMCVTFVNIRIPRVLVDFGTISYSLYLLHPIIGVWVVRESHFGVGGMPGQILTVAAALGVSSLAAWVCYRWVESPSQRASSRIRYDRNL from the coding sequence ATGACGGGCCTGAATCCTTTTCTGGCGGTGGTGATCCGCTTCCAACCGCCATTGAGAATGTCCGCGTCCGCCAAATCCCGTCTGGAACTGCTCGATGCTTTGCGCGGAGCGGCGGCGATCGGAGTGACGCTGGTTCATTTCACCGTGGAAATGGAGCCGACCCTGTTCCAGAAGGTCGCGCGGTGGGGATGGACCGGGGTGGTCGTGTTTTTCGTGATCAGCGGCTTCATCATGCCCCACTCGCTGGCCCGCTCCGGTTACCGTTTTCCCAAGGATTATTGGAAGTTCATTTCGAAGCGGATCGTCCGGCTTCATCCGCCTTACTTGCTGACCGTCATGATCCTGATCGGCCTGAACTGGACTTCGGTCTCGTCAGCCTGCAGGCAGTTCGCTCTCCATGCCGGCTTGCTCAACGGGATACTCGGAGTGCCATGGCTGAGCCAGGTCTATTGGACGCTGGCGATCGAGTTCCAGTTCTACCTGTTGATCGGCGCACTCGTGCCCATTCTTTTGAATCATCCTAAGGCGGGTCATCGTTTTGTGATCCCCGCGCTCTTGTGTCTGTCGCTCGCTCCGGTATCCTGGAATTGGATCGTCCCCCACCTGCCTTTGTTCATCTTCGGAGTCCTGGTTTTCCTGCGGCACCGTGGAACCATTCCGCCCTTGTTATTTTACGTGGAAATTCTGGCTGCGGCGGCCGCCAGCTACTTCACCTTGGGATTGCCTCAGGCGCTGGTCGGCCTCGCCACAGCCATGTGCGTGACTTTTGTGAACATCAGGATCCCCAGGGTGCTGGTGGATTTCGGGACCATCTCCTATTCGTTGTATCTGCTGCACCCGATCATCGGCGTGTGGGTCGTCCGCGAATCGCACTTCGGAGTGGGAGGCATGCCCGGACAGATCCTGACCGTCGCCGCCGCCCTCGGTGTTTCCTCGCTGGCTGCGTGGGTTTGTTACCG